In Dehalococcoidia bacterium, the genomic window GTGGCTTACAAGCTGGAAGCTAAAGGAATCAAAGTCAGAACGGCCAGCTTGTCCTCGCTCGCCGAGGAAGCATCGGAAGCTTACAAAGACGTTGCCCAGGTTGTAGAGGTGGCGCATCAGGCGGGCATCTCGCGCAAGGTCGCCAAGATGAGGCCCATCGGCGTAATCAAGGGGTAGCCAAAGGCAAATATATAAAGAGGTGCCCCGATGAAATCGGGCCAGGGGTTTTAGGGGTGTCGCCTCGCCCTCGGGGATGTGTTGTAAGGGCTTGATTAATCAAGCCCTTACACGGCGACTAAATCCCCCTTTACAAAAGGGGGACCAAGGGGGATTGCGATAAAGGGTGTTGACAACAACGTGCTTCCTAGCTACGCCGCCGGTTGCGTGCACCACATCAATTTGCTATAATAACTCGCTGGTTTGTAATTGCTAGAGATATAATAATATGCCTACATACGAATACGAATGTAACACCTGTCACCATCGCTTCGATGAGCGGCAGGGATTTAACGATGAGCCTGTAGCCAGTTGCCCGAAGTGCAAGGGGTTATCGCAGCGCGTCTTCCATGCGGTGCCCGTGGTCTTCAAGGGCAGCGGTTTCTATTGCACCGACCACGGACACGGCGGCAGATACGATTCCACTAAATCCGAAAAGGAATCCGATAAGAAAGAGCCCGCGAAAAAGGACGGGAACGGCAGCTCCTCCAAATCCTCAAAAGAACACGGCGCGACCGCCGAGAAAAAACCTGCGGCGAGTAAAGTTGAAAGCGCTCCTTCAAAGAGTTAGCAAAGCCTCGGTCTCCGTCGATAAGAATATCGTCGGACATATCGGCAGCGGCCTGGTCATTCTCCTCGGTGTAGCCGCCGGTGATACGGAAAGGGACGCTAAATATCTAGCCGACAAGATTGTAGGGCTGAGGATCTTCGGCGATAAAGAAGGCAAGTTCAATCTGTCAGCGAGCGAAGTAGGCAGCGAGCTTCTGGCCGTGAGCCAGTTCACATTGCTCGCCGACACGAAAAAGGGACGCCGCCCCAGCTTCACGGACGCCGCCCCACCCGACGTGGCAGAGGCGCTATTCGACAAGTTCGTTTTCCTGCTACGGAAAAGCGGCCTTAAGGTAGAAACCGGACGGTTTCAGGCGCATATGTCGGTCGACATCGTGAATGACGGCCCGGTCACCATCATGCTGGACAGCAGGGAGAAGTTCCCTGAATCATCCCAGCAATAATCGCTCAGTGGCGCCACAAGACTATATCGATTAAAATATATTCAGGGAATTAAGTTTACGACCCCTCATCTGCAAGAGATAACAATGACAATAATGGAAAAGTATCTGGCATCAACGTATACGATAGATTGCGATGAACCGTCAATCAAAGGGAAAGCAGCGGAACTGACAAAGAATAAATCTACCGAAATCGACAAAGCAAAAGCGGTGTTCTACTTCGTCCGCGACCGCATCAAATACAACCCTTACGGCGGCATATCCCCCCTGGAAGAATACAAGGCCAGCGCTACGCTGAGGCGCGGCAACGGCTATTGCGTACAGAAGGCGGTGTTGCTGGCCGCTCTGGCGCGGGCCGCGGGCGTACCTGCGCGGTTAGGCTTCTGCAACGTACGCAATCACCTCTTATCGAAGGAAATACTCGATGGATTAAGAGGCGACAACGTCATGAAGTATCACGGCTATGCACTGCTGCACCTGAACGGCAAATGGCTTAAGGCCACGCCCAGCTTCGATATAGATCTGTGCCGCCAGCACAACTTCATCCCTGTCGATTTCGACGGTACTCAGGACGCCGTATTTCATCGTTACAATCAGGACGGCAAGCTCCACATGGAATATGTACACAACCACGGCATATACGACGAGGTGCCCTGGGACGAAATACTCGCATCGCGGGACTGGCTGCTCAAAGAAAAATAAACGTTATATAGAGGCGTCCTTCCATACACGATGATCATGGAGGGATTGTGATCGCCTGATATGAATTACCCGACGTAGGGGCTCAGCATGCTGAGCCCGCATGATCATATGAAGCGCAATCCAAAGGGGGGTTGATATGTCTGATATCATCGCAAAAGTAATCTCCCAAAAAGGACACTGCGAGGCCGGCCACAAGGTTGGAGATGAGTTCGTCATCGGCCAGACGACGAAGGATGGCATGTGCTCATGGGCCTTCTACACGCTGTTCCCCTTCGCCGAGGTGCTGCAGTACGGCGGCTCGTTCCCGTGGGAGGAACCGGGCAAAGCGGTAGTCGCCTGCCCTGACCCGTCGAACCCCGTTGTATTCGAGTTGAGGGTCGAATAAATTACGTAGGGGCACAGCATGCTGTGCCCCTACCCATGATCATTAACCGACGATAATATCATCCAGCGCCCGCTTGGGCACGTGATGCACGCCCGCAGCGTCACGCCAGTATTTGACGTCCCCGCTCTTTCCGACCGTCTCGATAACCACCTCTTCGCTCGGCTTGCCCAGCGCCAGCACCAGGAGTATCTCGTAGCGCTCCGGAATCGCCAGCAGTTCCCGCAATAGATCCCTTTTTATCGAGGCCATGATGCAGCCGCCTAATCCCTTATCGACCGCGCCCAGCATAATCGTTTGCGCCGCAATGCCGTGATCGCACACGAACGTTTTCGCGATTTCCGTATCGCCAAGGATGACGATGTACGCCGTAGGCCGCTCGCCATCCGCGGGCCCACCCCAGCCCTTGAGATCCAGCGCCCAGGAGAGACAACTGAATATCTTGGAATTTTTATCCGCAGTGTTGGAAAGGATGTACTTCAGCGGCTGAAGATTCCGCGCCGACGGCGTCAGCCTGGCCAGATCGATAAGCTCCCGGAGCGTTTCCATATCGACGCTCACTGCCTGATGAAAACGGCGCCGGCTCCGGTTGTTCTTCACCAACTCTGCATACGACATCGCTTTCATAGCCCTACTGCTCCTTTATGCCCGTCTGGACGGTGGCCGCACCGAACGTGAGACGATATATCTCCACACTGCGCCAGCCCGCATCCTCCATCACCCTCTGAACCTCCCGCGGCGAAGGGAACTCGAGTATCGACTGCGGCAGATAAGTATATGCATCCCACTTGCCGGACACGATCCCGCCTACCAAACGTATAATGACCTTGATATATAACTTATGCAACGGTCCCAGTATTTTTAGCGACGGGCGCGTAAGCTCCAGAGAAACCATCTTACCTCCCGGCTTTGTCACCCTGTTCATCTCGGCAAAGAGGTTGGCGATACTGGTAACATTCCTGAGCGCAAATCCAATGGTTAAACAATTGAATGTATTATCCGGAAACGGCAGCCTTAATGCATCCCCCTGAACCAGATGTATCCGGTCCCCAAACGCTGCTTCCATCGACCGCCCCGAAAGAGGTGCAGGATTCTTCCTGCCGGGGGATTTGGGGGTGTCCCCCAATTTAATCTTCCCCCAAGAGTGGGGGATACAGGGGGTTGATTCGGACTCGATCAGAGTCCGCTTAGCTATTGCCAGCATCTCGGAACAAAAATCAACACCGACGACAGCGCTCTCGGGATAGATTCGAGCCGCAAGCAGCGCTATCTTGCCGGTACCGGCGGCGAGGTCCAGAATCGACGAATGAGGAACGTCGCTTATCCGCGCCATTGCGAACCTGCGCCACCTTATATCCTGACCGAAACTAAGCGCGGTATTTAATGGATCGTACGTGCGCGAAATGGAAGCGAACATCCGCCGCACATAAGACGCTTTATTCCCGGTTTTATCGTTACTACCGCTCATACCTTACACAAGGACATTATATCCCACTGCTATCAGAAACTATAGCATCGGTCGACCATCCTCGCTTTCAATTGCCTTTGCAAGTAGTTGCAATAAAAGAAATCTGGTGTTATAATTAATGCAAGTAATTGCACCGGCAAAACGACGCAAAGGATAACTCGGGAGGAGCAAAATGCACATACCTGATGGCTTCCTAAACGTTGCAACCGTAGCGACTACCTACACTGTTTCAGCAGGCGGGTTAGGCTATGCACTAAGAGCAGCCCGCAAGAAAATGGGGGAAAAACACGTCCCTATGCTGGGCATATTGGCCGCCTTCATTTTCGCCGCCCAGATGCTGAACTTCCCTATCGCCGGCGGCACGTCGGGACACTTCCTGGGCGCAGCCCTGGCTGCAATACTAATCGGGCCATGGGCCGGACTGCTCATTATGGCATGTGTACTCATCCTTCAGTGTCTGATATTCCAGGACGGAGGATTGCTTGCCCTTGGAGCCAATATCTTCAATATGGGCCTAATCGGCTGTTTCTCTGCCTACTTTTTGTATCGGCTGACGACACGATTTATGGGCGATAACAGACGCGGCCTGCTCATCGGCAGCTTCATAGCCGCGTGGGCATCGGTATTCATCGCCGCGTCATCCTGCTCAATCGAACTTTGGGCTTCGGGAACGTCACCGATCAGTATAGCTTTCCCCGCAATGGCAGGATGGCACGCCCTTATCGGGATCGGAGAAGGATTAATCACAGTTGCAGTGCTGGGCCTGGTCACGGCCGTAAGGAAAGACCTGATAGCAATGGAGAGGATATAGCCATGAAAAAAATACGTATCAAATGGTGGCATATAGCATTGATCCTTTGCCTGGCATTAGTGTTCTTCTCGCCGCTGGCCTCTAGCTCCCCGGACGGGCTTGAGAAAGTCGCCGAGGACAAGGGCTTTATCGAAGAAGCGCATGAGGCGCCTTTCCAGGTTATCGCCGATTACATGTTCCCCGGCATTGAGAACGAAGCGGTAGCGACGATTCTGGCCGGACTGATAGGAACTGCGGGGATATTCGTAATCACATACGGAGCGGCAAGACTGATTCGATTCGGCAAGAACAAAAAGGCAACCGCCGCCGAACGCTGAACGGAATTTAAAAATGAAACACAGCTTTATCGACCGTTACAGCGACCGGTCCAGCCCTCTTCACCGGCTGGATCCGCGCACCAAGATAGCGACCGCCATTGTATTCGTCGTTATGGTTGTTGTAACCCCACCCGGCGAATGGCAGACTTTCGCTATCTATTTGGCATTTGTAACCCTGCTTACCCTGATATCTAAAGTTCCCCCGATATACGTACTGAAACACTCGCTGGTCGTCATACCTTTCGTATTGCTAATCGGTATCTTCATTCCGTTCCTCAAGACCGGAAGCTCAAGCGGCAGCTACAATATCTGGATGTGGGACATACCGAAAAGTAACCTAATACTTCTCGGCAGTATTGTGCTTAAATCATGGCTTTCCGTCATCAGTCTTGTGCTGCTTACTGCAACGACAAAATTCTCCGACGTGCTCAAAGGTCTGGAACGACTGCGCATGCCCAAAGCTATGGTGATGATCCTCTCTTTCATGTACCGCTACATATTCGTTTTGACGGACGAGGTGCTGCGCATGAAACAAGCCAGGGACAGCCGGAGCTTCGGGGAAAAGCGCTCCCGTCAGATTAAAACCGTCGGCAACATGATAGGCACGTTATTCCTCCGCAGCTATGAGCGCGGCGAACGGGTATACGCCGCAATGGTCTCTCGCGGCTTCGATGGTGAGATTAGAACGCTCTCCAGCACTACTATGAGGGCAGTAGACCTATTGTATACTTTCTCCTTCCTCATCATAATATCAGTAGCCTGTTTATCACTCGCTATTTGAAGGACTCATTTTGGAAAACGCAGTCGAGATCGAAAACCTGTCTTACAATTACCCCGACGGACACGAGGCATTGCACGATATCACCCTGACGATAGGCAAAAACGAAACCGTATCCGTAATCGGACCCAACGGGGCCGGCAAGTCAACGTTGCTTCTGCATTTCAATGGCATTCTCAGAAGCGATGGCGCAATAAAGATACTCGGAACACCGCTGACGGAGAAGAATATCAAATGGGCACGAAGCAAAGTGGGGCTGGTGTTTCAAAACCCCGATGACCAGTTGTTTTCACCAACAGTGTTCGACGACGTGGCCTTCGGCCCGCTTAACATGGGTCTCGCAGAGAAAGAAGTGCGCTCGCGGGTGAGAAAAGCGCTTGCCATGGTGAACATGGAAGGATATGATAAGCGTTCCCCTCAGCATCTCAGCGTCGGAGAGAAAAAACGCATCGCAATAGCTACGGTTCTATCGATGGATACAGAAATTCTGGTCTTTGACGAACCGTCAGCCAACCTGGACCCAAGGGCAAAGTGGGATCTCGTTGCACTTATCGAGCTATTACCGATGACCAAGATAATCGCATCCCACGATCTGGAACTGGTGAGGACGTTAAGCGGACGGACTGTAATGCTCGATAAAGGTCACATTGTTTGCGACAGAACGACCGAGGAAATACTATCCGATACAATCCTTCTTGAAAAGCACGGGCTGGCGCCCGCGCCGCAATCAGCAGGTCACAAGTTTGAGGCTTAAATCCAGCGCCCTTGATGAATGAGTAAGAGCACCGATGGATATTAGGTCGACGCCGACCTCGGCCACGGCACGAACGTTGTCCAGGTTCATCCCGCCTGAAGCCTCTATCAGCGCATGTCCACGATTATGCTTCATAACACGTTTCATCTCCGATATGGACATATTATCCAGCATCACAATATCAGCCCCCGCCTCCAGCGCCTCAACCGCCTGATCGAAGCTGTTTACCTCGACCTCGACTTTGGTCGTCTCGCCAGCCGGCGAACCGTTGCGGGCTTTCTCAATAGCATCCCTTATACCAAAGCCGAGGCAACGCAGCGCCGCCAGATGATTATCCTTGATAAGTATCCAGTCCCCCAGATGCTCGCGATGGCTTTGTCCGCCGCCTATGCGCAC contains:
- a CDS encoding FmdB family zinc ribbon protein — its product is MPTYEYECNTCHHRFDERQGFNDEPVASCPKCKGLSQRVFHAVPVVFKGSGFYCTDHGHGGRYDSTKSEKESDKKEPAKKDGNGSSSKSSKEHGATAEKKPAASKVESAPSKS
- the dtd gene encoding D-aminoacyl-tRNA deacylase, with the translated sequence MKALLQRVSKASVSVDKNIVGHIGSGLVILLGVAAGDTERDAKYLADKIVGLRIFGDKEGKFNLSASEVGSELLAVSQFTLLADTKKGRRPSFTDAAPPDVAEALFDKFVFLLRKSGLKVETGRFQAHMSVDIVNDGPVTIMLDSREKFPESSQQ
- a CDS encoding transglutaminase family protein, with protein sequence MTIMEKYLASTYTIDCDEPSIKGKAAELTKNKSTEIDKAKAVFYFVRDRIKYNPYGGISPLEEYKASATLRRGNGYCVQKAVLLAALARAAGVPARLGFCNVRNHLLSKEILDGLRGDNVMKYHGYALLHLNGKWLKATPSFDIDLCRQHNFIPVDFDGTQDAVFHRYNQDGKLHMEYVHNHGIYDEVPWDEILASRDWLLKEK
- a CDS encoding TIGR04076 family protein, producing the protein MSDIIAKVISQKGHCEAGHKVGDEFVIGQTTKDGMCSWAFYTLFPFAEVLQYGGSFPWEEPGKAVVACPDPSNPVVFELRVE
- a CDS encoding nitroreductase family protein; protein product: MKAMSYAELVKNNRSRRRFHQAVSVDMETLRELIDLARLTPSARNLQPLKYILSNTADKNSKIFSCLSWALDLKGWGGPADGERPTAYIVILGDTEIAKTFVCDHGIAAQTIMLGAVDKGLGGCIMASIKRDLLRELLAIPERYEILLVLALGKPSEEVVIETVGKSGDVKYWRDAAGVHHVPKRALDDIIVG
- a CDS encoding class I SAM-dependent methyltransferase, which encodes MSGSNDKTGNKASYVRRMFASISRTYDPLNTALSFGQDIRWRRFAMARISDVPHSSILDLAAGTGKIALLAARIYPESAVVGVDFCSEMLAIAKRTLIESESTPCIPHSWGKIKLGDTPKSPGRKNPAPLSGRSMEAAFGDRIHLVQGDALRLPFPDNTFNCLTIGFALRNVTSIANLFAEMNRVTKPGGKMVSLELTRPSLKILGPLHKLYIKVIIRLVGGIVSGKWDAYTYLPQSILEFPSPREVQRVMEDAGWRSVEIYRLTFGAATVQTGIKEQ
- a CDS encoding energy-coupling factor ABC transporter permease, which encodes MHIPDGFLNVATVATTYTVSAGGLGYALRAARKKMGEKHVPMLGILAAFIFAAQMLNFPIAGGTSGHFLGAALAAILIGPWAGLLIMACVLILQCLIFQDGGLLALGANIFNMGLIGCFSAYFLYRLTTRFMGDNRRGLLIGSFIAAWASVFIAASSCSIELWASGTSPISIAFPAMAGWHALIGIGEGLITVAVLGLVTAVRKDLIAMERI
- a CDS encoding PDGLE domain-containing protein, translating into MKKIRIKWWHIALILCLALVFFSPLASSSPDGLEKVAEDKGFIEEAHEAPFQVIADYMFPGIENEAVATILAGLIGTAGIFVITYGAARLIRFGKNKKATAAER
- the cbiQ gene encoding cobalt ECF transporter T component CbiQ, which codes for MKHSFIDRYSDRSSPLHRLDPRTKIATAIVFVVMVVVTPPGEWQTFAIYLAFVTLLTLISKVPPIYVLKHSLVVIPFVLLIGIFIPFLKTGSSSGSYNIWMWDIPKSNLILLGSIVLKSWLSVISLVLLTATTKFSDVLKGLERLRMPKAMVMILSFMYRYIFVLTDEVLRMKQARDSRSFGEKRSRQIKTVGNMIGTLFLRSYERGERVYAAMVSRGFDGEIRTLSSTTMRAVDLLYTFSFLIIISVACLSLAI
- a CDS encoding ABC transporter ATP-binding protein, coding for MENAVEIENLSYNYPDGHEALHDITLTIGKNETVSVIGPNGAGKSTLLLHFNGILRSDGAIKILGTPLTEKNIKWARSKVGLVFQNPDDQLFSPTVFDDVAFGPLNMGLAEKEVRSRVRKALAMVNMEGYDKRSPQHLSVGEKKRIAIATVLSMDTEILVFDEPSANLDPRAKWDLVALIELLPMTKIIASHDLELVRTLSGRTVMLDKGHIVCDRTTEEILSDTILLEKHGLAPAPQSAGHKFEA